In Hymenobacter sublimis, a single genomic region encodes these proteins:
- the dinB gene encoding DNA polymerase IV codes for MDTSEARKIIHLDMDAFYASVEQRDNPVLRGKPVAVGGSRQRGVVAAASYEARQFGVRSAMPSSTALRKCPELVFVKPRFEVYKEVSRQIRAIFAEYTPLIEPLSLDEAYLDVTENLKGIALATQVAREIRAAILQKTELTASAGISYNKFLAKLASDYRKPNGQFVIRPSQGLEFVAGLAVGQFHGIGPATAARLNHLGIFSGLDLRQQSETFLRQHFGKAGSHYYRIARAQDFRPVVPDRLRKSIGSETTFEQDLRTPEELTTGLQPCLASVWQHCQRTGLRGRTVTLKVKYADFQQITRSRTLFGVVPGPDALAHVSQELLMGIQPLSKGIRLLGVTLSNLEASEEAAGKQLALLL; via the coding sequence GTGGACACCTCGGAAGCCCGCAAGATTATTCACCTCGACATGGATGCCTTTTATGCCTCCGTGGAGCAGCGTGATAATCCGGTGTTGCGGGGTAAGCCCGTGGCCGTGGGTGGCTCCCGGCAGCGCGGGGTAGTGGCAGCGGCTTCTTACGAGGCCCGGCAGTTTGGGGTGCGCTCGGCCATGCCTTCCAGCACGGCCTTGCGCAAATGCCCGGAGCTGGTGTTCGTGAAGCCGCGCTTTGAGGTCTACAAAGAAGTCTCGCGCCAGATTCGGGCCATCTTCGCCGAATATACGCCCCTGATCGAGCCGCTTTCCTTGGATGAAGCCTACCTCGATGTTACGGAGAACCTTAAGGGTATTGCGCTGGCCACGCAGGTAGCCCGCGAAATTCGGGCGGCCATCCTACAGAAAACCGAGCTAACGGCATCAGCGGGCATTTCCTACAATAAATTTCTGGCTAAGCTAGCCTCCGACTACCGCAAGCCTAACGGGCAATTTGTCATTCGGCCCAGCCAGGGGCTAGAGTTTGTGGCGGGCCTAGCGGTGGGGCAGTTTCACGGCATTGGGCCAGCTACGGCGGCGCGCCTCAACCACTTGGGCATCTTCTCGGGCCTTGATTTGCGGCAGCAATCCGAAACTTTCCTGCGCCAACATTTCGGCAAGGCGGGCTCCCATTACTACCGTATTGCCCGCGCCCAGGACTTCCGCCCCGTTGTGCCCGACCGGCTGCGCAAGTCTATTGGCTCAGAAACCACTTTTGAGCAGGATTTGCGTACGCCGGAGGAGTTAACCACTGGTCTGCAACCTTGCTTGGCGTCGGTGTGGCAGCACTGCCAGCGCACCGGCTTGCGGGGCCGCACCGTGACGCTCAAGGTCAAGTACGCCGATTTTCAGCAGATTACCCGTAGCCGTACCTTGTTTGGAGTTGTGCCTGGCCCCGATGCCCTGGCTCACGTGAGCCAGGAGCTTCTGATGGGCATTCAACCCCTTTCCAAAGGCATTCGGCTGCTAGGCGTCACGCTTTCAAACCTGGAAGCTTCGGAGGAAGCTGCCGGTAAGCAATTGGCCCTGCTGCTTTAA